A region from the Triticum aestivum cultivar Chinese Spring chromosome 3D, IWGSC CS RefSeq v2.1, whole genome shotgun sequence genome encodes:
- the LOC123074837 gene encoding protein SOSEKI 1: MEKAMDSYNKGCGAGEVRRINVVYFLSRGGRTDHPHLFRVNHLHRSGVRLRDVKRWLSEVRGKDMPENFSWAYKRKYKAGYVWQDLMDDDLITPISDNEYVLKGCDVRGTPPPSPCAGAPKPSSLADEKKLHGKEEKGRKQVEEELQVAPDSDGSSPKPPPPIDQDSPSSEGEAAHFRIVLPLDLQERKRRQQEAARRAAIDQQALVVRAAAPGGRKQQPAVGRARRMRVARVLHSILTCGAADSVDAAALQPVALPRARGGSDDDEEWRDTTPVCPGMDGCGIHMNRKVRLRRGGKDKAKPEGGKRPGAVAAAHKPASLPLCSQCGKEFKPQDLHLHMQSCRGFRARMRSSTGTRGMDKNHMRSARTDNSSPERPSTGLLLTH; the protein is encoded by the exons ATGGAGAAGGCCATGGACTCCTACAACAAGGGGTGTGGCGCCGGCGAGGTCAGGAGGATCAACGTGGTGTATTTCCTCAGCCGCGGCGGCAGGACGGACCACCCCCACCTCTTCCGCGTCAACCACCTCCACCGCTCCGGCGTGCGCCTCCGGG ATGTGAAGAGGTGGCTCTCGGAGGTCCGCGGCAAGGACATGCCGGAGAACTTCTCCTGGGCTTACAAAAG GAAGTACAAGGCCGGGTACGTATGGCAGGACCTAATGGACGATGACCTTATCACGCCCATCTCCGACAACGAGTACGTGCTCAAGGGCTGCGACGTGCGAGGAACCCCTCCTCCCTCTCCGTGCGCCGGCGCGCCAAAGCCTTCTTCCTTGGCAGACGAGAAGAAGCTGCACGGTAAGGAAGAGAAGGGCCGGAAGCAGGTCGAGGAGGAGCTGCAGGTGGCGCCAGACTCCGACgggagctccccgaagccgccgccgccgatcgaCCAGGACTCGCCGAGcagcgagggcgaggcggcgcatTTCAGGATCGTCTTGCCGCTGGACCTCCAGGAGCGAAAGCGGCGGCAGCAGGAAGCCGCGAGGCGTGCAGCCATCGATCAGCAGGCGTtggtggtgcgggcggcggcgccgggcggcaggaAGCAGCAGCCGGCTGTGGGGAGGGCGCGGAGGATGCGCGTGGCGCGGGTGCTCCACAGCATCCTGACGTGCGGCGCGGCCGACTCCGTGGACGCCGCCGCGCTCCAGCCCGTCGCGCTGCCTCGGGCGAGAGGTGGCTCAGACGACGACGAGGAGTGGCGGGACACGACGCCCGTGTGCCCCGGCATGGACGGCTGCGGCATCCA CATGAACAGGAAGGTGAGGCTGCGGCGAGGCGGGAAAGACAAGGCGAAGCCGGAGGGAGGGAAGCGTCCCGGCGCCGTCGCGGCGGCGCACAAGCCGGCGAGCCTGCCGCTCTGCTC GCAGTGTGGGAAGGAGTTCAAGCCGCAGGATTTGCACTTGCACATGCAGTCATGCAGGGGCTTCAGGGCGCGGATGAGGAGCAGCACCGGTACCCGTGGCATGGACAAGAACCACATGAGGAGCGCCAGAACCGACAATTCCTCCCCGGAGAGGCCATCCACCGGGCTCCTCCTCACTCATTAG